In Candidatus Syntrophoarchaeum caldarius, the following are encoded in one genomic region:
- a CDS encoding multi-sensor hybrid histidine kinase — protein MGLGVFLVALYVILEILINGVSALRSSIIADPIIPFTLFLVTSLFFAVGYLLRLLVPNQAVAQMVTDYYEHVLGDTNQSVSIIDREYRIKFQNGAATNIFGNAVGGICYAVYFGRDSPCEDCMLRDVIDRYKRFTSLRELQDGRRFEVILTPFVTRDGSIVAVEMIKDKIEEEVDDNVLKKDRDYLDELVRERTAELAIANEELKKEIAERKQIEEKAAEREKELRVIAESSLDVIFVLSKTGKILYISPSAKELFGYEADEIIGTSFTKYVPKGELPRYWKTLKNEVLRDKKVRSFRTYVKHRDGHLTPVEITGQLVRREGKLVAQGTVRDITERMQYEEELKKHRDHLDELVRERTAELAIANEQLKNEIAERKQIEKKMIEKEKELRVIAESSLDVIFVLSKTGKFLYISPSAKELFGYEADEMIGTSFTKYVPKGELPRYWKTLKSEVLRDKKVRSFRTYVKHRDGHLTPVEITGQLVRREGKIVAQGTTRDITERMQYEEELKKHRDHLDELVRERTAQLTAANEQLQASESEIKAIIENVNDIIFQLSPTGYIQYVSPNVEKLYGWKLEDLIGKYLTKTTPLNDVPRVLGVLKRVLSGEVVKNFELHQKNAHGELVPMEVNLSPVKKDGRITGMQGVMRDITERKEAELLYRTIIDAASLAKEGFALVQDVDGIEGRHVFVNDYYCELTGYTKEELYQMSCHAMIHPSVRDEVVERYRRKMAGEKLPSYHEFEWIKKNGEVITVGLSSAVTNFKGKPAFLYYFRDITEEKKLKEEIKRGRAFLTSVLSSMNDMVAIMDVHGNIMRINHAAEEKLGFMNEDVTGLKFNEVGWFDGHLRDEIEPYFGEVAAGKNIEGHEITLTTADGRSIPSLFSMSPIVDRSSSEVLGLVAQVIDISELKKFSNELLHQKEELVKMTTELESSKAYLETLIDTIPSALFTIDTEQNITLWNRAAEEITGYKKDEMLGKNCRIIGSADCSEICTFLDVTAPKPVTGKECTIRSRNGNMITISTNVNNLRDLSGNIIGVIVSFIDITEKKEAARIIEASEAKFRTLVENLHAGVFRSTVEGEYIEANPAMTKILKSLTKSELTRSNVLDLLFTGEAREEICSRLRKEGEITGYEVPIETIDGGEKRWISVSMRCVNGRDAQYIDGVVEDVTRQKHYAEELEHEIEMATCELKNDKMELSKAFNELKELDELKTQFFSNISHELKTPLTVIKAHLHFLKTGKLGKLTEKMAKSVDVAAREAVDLEDLVETILDLARLDSGTFKLNLLETAISDVAADLVDRMRKKAEEEGQNLVLEVDGEIPKRLIDPKRMKQVLMNLVSNSIKYNPEGTTTTIKIYTDSKNIIIDVTDDGVGIEKKDLEKIFDRFYQVDGSTTRSGSGTGIGLSIVKELVTLHGGEITVESEVGAGSTFSVLLPIDWKA, from the coding sequence ATGGGGCTGGGGGTATTTCTTGTAGCACTCTATGTTATACTGGAGATTCTAATAAATGGTGTATCAGCACTGAGATCCTCAATTATTGCCGATCCAATCATCCCTTTCACTCTATTTCTGGTCACATCACTGTTCTTTGCTGTTGGTTACCTTCTGAGGCTACTGGTTCCGAATCAAGCAGTGGCACAGATGGTGACAGATTATTATGAACATGTACTGGGGGACACAAATCAGAGTGTTTCCATTATAGACCGAGAATACAGGATTAAGTTCCAGAACGGTGCGGCCACAAACATATTTGGGAATGCTGTTGGAGGTATATGTTATGCGGTATATTTTGGGAGGGACAGTCCATGCGAGGATTGTATGCTCCGGGATGTAATAGACCGATATAAACGCTTCACAAGCCTCAGAGAGCTTCAAGATGGCAGGAGATTCGAAGTCATCCTCACACCATTTGTGACCCGTGACGGGAGTATCGTTGCTGTTGAGATGATAAAGGATAAGATAGAGGAGGAAGTGGATGACAATGTCCTGAAGAAAGACCGCGATTATCTTGATGAGCTTGTCAGGGAGCGAACTGCTGAGCTGGCAATAGCCAATGAAGAGCTCAAAAAGGAGATCGCCGAGCGCAAGCAGATTGAGGAGAAGGCCGCTGAGCGAGAAAAGGAGCTTCGGGTTATAGCTGAGTCATCGCTGGATGTCATCTTTGTCCTCTCAAAGACTGGAAAGATTCTGTACATAAGCCCCTCTGCAAAAGAGCTTTTCGGGTATGAAGCAGATGAGATTATTGGCACTTCTTTTACTAAATATGTACCTAAAGGCGAGTTGCCCAGATACTGGAAGACGTTGAAAAACGAAGTCCTTCGCGATAAGAAGGTTAGAAGCTTTAGAACGTACGTGAAACATCGTGACGGTCATCTAACGCCTGTTGAGATCACTGGACAGCTGGTGAGAAGAGAAGGTAAGCTTGTTGCCCAGGGAACGGTTAGAGACATCACCGAGCGGATGCAGTATGAGGAAGAGTTGAAGAAGCATCGTGATCATCTCGATGAGCTTGTCAGGGAGCGAACCGCTGAGCTGGCAATAGCCAATGAACAGCTTAAAAATGAGATTGCTGAGCGCAAGCAGATTGAGAAAAAGATGATCGAGAAAGAAAAGGAGCTTCGGGTTATAGCCGAGTCATCGCTGGATGTCATCTTTGTTCTCTCAAAGACCGGAAAGTTTTTGTATATAAGTCCCTCTGCAAAAGAGCTTTTCGGGTATGAAGCAGATGAGATGATTGGCACTTCTTTTACTAAATATGTACCTAAAGGCGAGTTGCCCAGATACTGGAAGACGTTGAAAAGCGAAGTCCTCCGTGATAAGAAGGTCAGAAGCTTTAGAACGTACGTGAAACATCGTGACGGTCATCTAACGCCTGTTGAGATCACTGGACAGCTGGTGAGGAGAGAGGGTAAAATTGTTGCTCAGGGGACGACGCGAGACATCACCGAGCGGATGCAGTATGAGGAAGAGTTGAAGAAGCACCGTGATCATCTCGATGAGCTTGTCAGGGAGCGAACCGCCCAATTAACCGCGGCCAATGAACAACTTCAGGCGAGTGAGAGCGAAATAAAGGCGATAATCGAGAACGTTAATGATATAATTTTCCAACTTTCTCCAACGGGTTACATTCAGTATGTTAGCCCAAATGTAGAAAAACTATATGGCTGGAAACTTGAAGATCTTATCGGGAAATACCTGACCAAAACAACCCCCCTGAATGATGTGCCAAGAGTTCTTGGAGTATTAAAGCGTGTTTTATCAGGAGAAGTGGTCAAAAACTTCGAGCTACATCAGAAGAATGCTCACGGAGAGCTTGTTCCAATGGAGGTCAATCTATCTCCCGTTAAAAAGGATGGCAGGATAACTGGAATGCAGGGGGTGATGCGGGATATCACCGAGCGCAAAGAAGCAGAATTACTCTACCGCACAATCATCGATGCAGCATCACTGGCGAAGGAGGGTTTTGCACTGGTACAGGATGTTGACGGGATCGAGGGGAGGCATGTCTTTGTTAACGACTACTACTGTGAGCTTACCGGATATACGAAAGAAGAGCTCTACCAGATGTCCTGCCATGCCATGATACACCCTTCAGTCAGGGATGAGGTTGTGGAACGATACAGGAGAAAGATGGCTGGTGAGAAACTTCCATCATATCATGAGTTTGAGTGGATAAAGAAGAACGGGGAGGTCATAACCGTAGGCTTGAGCAGTGCTGTTACAAATTTTAAGGGCAAACCAGCGTTTCTCTATTACTTCAGGGATATAACAGAAGAGAAAAAGCTAAAAGAAGAGATCAAACGTGGAAGAGCATTTCTTACCAGTGTTCTTTCAAGCATGAATGATATGGTTGCTATAATGGATGTACATGGGAACATTATGCGAATCAATCATGCAGCAGAAGAAAAACTTGGGTTTATGAATGAAGACGTTACTGGTTTGAAGTTCAATGAGGTTGGCTGGTTTGATGGGCATCTCAGAGATGAGATTGAGCCTTACTTTGGCGAGGTTGCGGCGGGGAAGAATATTGAAGGACACGAAATCACACTAACAACAGCAGATGGCAGATCAATCCCATCTCTATTCTCAATGTCACCGATCGTGGATAGATCGTCCAGCGAGGTTCTTGGACTTGTAGCTCAGGTAATAGATATATCAGAGCTTAAAAAGTTTAGCAACGAACTTCTTCACCAGAAGGAGGAGCTTGTTAAGATGACCACTGAGCTCGAGTCCTCGAAGGCGTATCTTGAGACTCTGATCGATACAATTCCCTCGGCACTCTTCACCATAGATACAGAGCAGAATATCACGCTCTGGAATCGTGCAGCAGAGGAGATAACAGGGTATAAAAAAGATGAGATGCTCGGTAAGAACTGTCGTATCATTGGAAGTGCTGACTGCTCTGAGATATGTACATTTCTGGATGTCACGGCCCCAAAACCTGTAACAGGAAAAGAATGCACGATTAGATCCAGGAATGGTAATATGATAACCATCTCCACAAATGTCAATAATCTGAGGGATCTGTCTGGCAATATAATCGGAGTAATTGTGAGTTTCATCGATATAACCGAGAAAAAAGAGGCGGCAAGAATCATTGAGGCATCTGAAGCTAAGTTCAGGACGCTGGTTGAGAACCTGCATGCGGGCGTATTCAGGAGTACGGTCGAGGGTGAATACATCGAGGCAAATCCTGCTATGACCAAGATACTCAAATCTCTGACGAAGTCAGAACTCACCAGATCGAACGTTCTGGATCTACTTTTTACAGGAGAGGCACGCGAAGAGATCTGTTCCAGGCTGAGGAAGGAGGGGGAAATTACGGGTTATGAGGTGCCGATAGAGACGATCGATGGAGGAGAGAAGCGATGGATCTCGGTTTCAATGAGGTGTGTGAACGGAAGGGATGCCCAGTACATCGATGGGGTCGTCGAGGATGTTACACGACAGAAGCATTACGCCGAAGAGCTTGAGCATGAGATCGAGATGGCGACATGTGAGCTCAAAAATGATAAGATGGAGCTTTCAAAAGCCTTCAATGAGCTGAAAGAGCTTGATGAATTGAAGACGCAGTTCTTCTCGAACATCTCACACGAACTCAAAACCCCACTGACCGTGATAAAGGCGCATCTACACTTCCTGAAAACCGGGAAGCTTGGTAAATTGACCGAGAAAATGGCAAAATCGGTCGATGTGGCAGCGAGGGAAGCGGTTGATCTTGAAGATCTTGTTGAAACGATCCTCGATCTTGCAAGACTTGATTCAGGAACTTTCAAGCTCAACCTTCTTGAGACTGCTATCAGTGATGTGGCAGCGGATCTTGTTGACAGGATGAGAAAGAAAGCGGAAGAAGAAGGGCAGAACCTGGTACTCGAGGTTGATGGTGAGATCCCGAAGCGATTGATTGATCCGAAACGGATGAAACAGGTGCTCATGAACCTTGTATCAAACTCGATAAAGTATAACCCTGAGGGTACCACAACAACGATTAAAATATATACTGACTCAAAGAACATTATCATAGACGTCACTGATGACGGTGTTGGTATCGAAAAGAAAGATCTTGAAAAGATATTTGATAGGTTCTACCAGGTTGATGGCAGCACCACTCGATCTGGTAGCGGGACCGGGATCGGACTCTCGATCGTAAAGGAGCTTGTTACGCTTCACGGTGGAGAGATCACAGTTGAAAGTGAGGTTGGTGCTGGTAGCACCTTCAGCGTCCTGCTCCCGATAGATTGGAAAGCTTAA
- a CDS encoding protein tyrosine phosphatase yields the protein MAKKTIVFVCYGNMCRSPMAEGILSSILDGSDLDVLSAGIGASGGKADPYAIQVMKERGIDISNHRRKPFERWMAKKASYIFALDKYVYNVLKSELKLSSNLYTLKGFALGTDEPLDIFDPYGGGIDDFRACADEIAELIDQAIDRGLLR from the coding sequence ATGGCGAAGAAGACGATCGTCTTTGTCTGTTACGGAAATATGTGCAGAAGCCCGATGGCAGAGGGTATTTTGAGTTCGATCCTTGATGGGAGTGATCTGGATGTTCTCTCTGCTGGCATCGGTGCATCTGGGGGTAAAGCAGATCCTTATGCGATACAGGTGATGAAAGAGCGTGGAATAGATATATCTAACCATAGGAGAAAGCCATTTGAGCGATGGATGGCAAAAAAAGCATCCTATATCTTCGCGCTCGATAAATATGTCTATAATGTCCTTAAATCTGAGCTTAAACTCTCATCTAATCTCTATACGCTCAAAGGGTTTGCGCTTGGAACCGATGAACCACTTGACATATTCGATCCATATGGTGGTGGTATCGATGATTTCAGGGCGTGTGCTGACGAAATTGCAGAGCTGATCGATCAGGCGATTGATAGAGGATTGTTGCGATAG
- a CDS encoding chemotaxis protein CheY: protein MPAENVVAIGSSTGGLVALKEILSQLPDKFDAAIVIVQHMPGFISKSIVNTLGEVTKHTVKLAEDGEVLTPGVIYLAPGGDKHLIVENRSIMLVDGEKVNFCRPSVDVMMNSVAEEFEERTIGVILTGMGHDGAMGIVKIKEHGGYTIAQDKVTSAVFGMPGAAINTGKIDRVLPSYMIAPEFTSIIEQRTFT from the coding sequence ATGCCAGCAGAGAATGTGGTTGCTATTGGCTCTTCCACGGGAGGTCTTGTTGCATTGAAGGAGATCTTAAGCCAGCTACCAGATAAGTTTGATGCTGCGATTGTGATCGTTCAGCACATGCCTGGCTTTATATCAAAGTCGATCGTAAACACACTGGGAGAGGTAACAAAACACACGGTTAAACTTGCGGAGGATGGCGAGGTACTCACCCCTGGCGTTATTTATCTCGCACCTGGCGGCGATAAGCATCTTATCGTGGAGAATCGCAGTATCATGCTGGTTGATGGTGAGAAGGTCAACTTCTGCAGACCGTCTGTGGATGTGATGATGAACTCGGTGGCCGAGGAGTTCGAGGAAAGGACGATCGGTGTGATTTTAACAGGTATGGGACATGATGGTGCAATGGGTATAGTCAAGATAAAAGAACATGGGGGATACACGATTGCACAGGATAAGGTAACATCAGCCGTATTTGGAATGCCGGGGGCCGCCATTAATACAGGAAAGATCGATCGTGTATTACCATCCTACATGATCGCACCAGAGTTTACCTCGATCATTGAACAGAGAACATTCACATGA
- a CDS encoding 50S ribosomal protein L10e produces MARKPGHMYRNVTGPAYTRREYMGGVPGSKVVHFDMGNLKDEFSVSISIVAKESCQIRHSAIEAARITANKFLADLGRLNYHFKIRIYPHHVLRENKQATGAGADRVSQGMRCAFGKAVGTAARVKAGQKLMTVEVEPVNFLKAKEALRKAGHKLPTPITYVIDRGKELIS; encoded by the coding sequence ATGGCGAGAAAACCAGGACACATGTACCGTAATGTGACTGGCCCTGCTTACACAAGGCGTGAGTATATGGGCGGTGTTCCAGGGAGCAAAGTAGTCCATTTTGACATGGGGAACTTAAAAGATGAATTTTCAGTTTCAATATCGATTGTTGCAAAAGAATCCTGTCAGATAAGGCACAGTGCAATTGAAGCAGCACGCATAACCGCAAACAAGTTTCTTGCAGATCTTGGACGTCTAAACTACCACTTCAAGATACGCATATATCCACATCATGTCCTCAGGGAGAACAAGCAGGCAACAGGTGCAGGTGCAGACCGTGTCTCACAGGGGATGAGGTGTGCGTTTGGCAAGGCGGTCGGCACAGCAGCACGTGTTAAAGCTGGACAGAAACTAATGACCGTGGAGGTCGAGCCCGTCAACTTCCTGAAGGCAAAAGAAGCGCTGCGAAAGGCAGGACACAAGCTCCCGACACCGATCACCTATGTGATAGATCGGGGCAAGGAACTTATCAGTTAG
- a CDS encoding membrane protein containing DUF63: MCLFGLLRLLKYFEIRIDTRFIFSLIPYIFVGSTLRVIEDANLINPPLSYLLVTPLIYFLVFVVVLTILLVSIRLRPQFHTLFGSFGIFWAFLNLLILVIAEDVVNLWVLPAVILIALGTITPFYLLLRTNRENMIILTSHLLDAASTFIGVDYLSYHPKHVIERLLIEHTGTAFSMIPLKLTILIPLLYLLDRELHDAADADIKGILILTLIVVGLAPAIRNTTRMVFGI, translated from the coding sequence TTGTGCCTTTTTGGGCTTTTACGACTGCTCAAATACTTTGAGATTCGGATAGATACACGTTTTATCTTTTCTCTCATTCCTTATATCTTTGTTGGATCAACACTCAGAGTGATCGAGGATGCGAACCTGATCAATCCACCACTCTCATATCTGCTCGTAACGCCCCTCATCTACTTTCTCGTCTTTGTGGTGGTTCTCACCATCCTGCTCGTATCAATCCGATTGCGCCCCCAATTTCATACACTCTTTGGTTCGTTCGGTATTTTCTGGGCGTTTCTCAATCTACTGATTCTTGTCATAGCTGAAGATGTCGTGAACCTCTGGGTACTGCCCGCTGTTATCCTGATAGCGCTTGGGACAATCACACCTTTTTATCTGCTTCTTCGCACAAACCGTGAAAACATGATAATCCTCACTTCGCACCTGCTCGATGCTGCAAGCACGTTCATTGGTGTGGATTACCTCTCATATCATCCAAAGCATGTCATTGAACGTCTTCTGATCGAGCATACAGGAACCGCCTTCTCAATGATCCCATTGAAACTTACGATACTCATACCGCTCCTCTATCTGCTCGATCGTGAACTGCATGATGCTGCTGATGCGGACATCAAAGGGATACTCATCCTCACGCTGATTGTTGTCGGGCTTGCACCTGCTATCAGAAATACTACGAGGATGGTTTTTGGGATCTGA
- a CDS encoding amino acid transporter LysE, protein MITILLFLAGVVIVSLSGVLMPGPVLAGSVAKGYEERDAGVWIAVGHGLIEVPLILLIYAGLSSLFEVSLIKIIIGLIGGGLMIYLGLGMFRADMNLEARTIDHSALMIGFITSASNPAFYLWWVAIGSLLIMTAVEFGTIGFILFVIVHWLVDLIWYWFVTASVFMSRQLFGDKIWRGVSFLCGSTLILFGGWFIWEGLMAVISFFPEHT, encoded by the coding sequence ATGATCACTATACTCCTCTTTCTGGCTGGTGTTGTTATTGTCTCGTTATCAGGTGTGCTGATGCCCGGACCTGTTCTTGCGGGATCGGTTGCCAAAGGATACGAAGAGCGGGATGCGGGTGTGTGGATCGCAGTGGGGCATGGACTCATCGAGGTCCCACTGATCCTTCTAATTTATGCTGGATTATCTTCTCTCTTTGAAGTTTCCCTGATAAAGATCATTATTGGGTTAATTGGCGGTGGTTTGATGATCTATCTTGGTCTCGGTATGTTCAGGGCGGATATGAACCTTGAGGCAAGGACGATTGATCATTCTGCGTTAATGATTGGGTTCATCACATCTGCTTCAAATCCAGCCTTCTATCTCTGGTGGGTTGCTATCGGAAGCCTCCTGATTATGACCGCGGTTGAGTTTGGTACCATCGGTTTCATCCTCTTTGTCATCGTACACTGGCTCGTGGATCTCATCTGGTACTGGTTTGTCACGGCGTCCGTTTTTATGAGCAGGCAGTTATTTGGTGATAAGATCTGGAGAGGTGTCTCCTTCCTCTGTGGATCTACGCTCATACTCTTTGGAGGCTGGTTCATCTGGGAAGGACTCATGGCGGTAATTTCGTTTTTCCCTGAACATACTTGA
- a CDS encoding protein containing DUF116 produces the protein MDDLDELMSYFDDFEIDLDLVERYTDFNSIPKVEHQYFFETDGDELPRIIGENPDSFFVAIPYCAKPENCPEERDSDRCTPDCEVDCQLKEIHILTKKLGSDFFIIRSDDEYIQYMIHKKEKIKEGTLYQLTWGCPMTIKAFLPVVAGIGTRGIGMELTGPVCDKSSDYTHSIKNIKRKRTFLGGIDTAKLYLKKAIEIKEQRHIELDILVDTEISSTAKV, from the coding sequence ATGGATGATCTGGATGAGCTAATGTCATATTTTGATGATTTTGAGATAGATTTAGATCTGGTCGAGCGTTACACCGATTTCAATTCAATTCCAAAGGTTGAACACCAGTATTTCTTTGAGACTGACGGGGATGAGCTTCCAAGAATTATCGGTGAGAATCCAGATTCTTTTTTTGTCGCGATACCCTATTGTGCAAAGCCAGAAAATTGCCCCGAAGAACGTGATTCAGATAGGTGCACGCCTGATTGTGAGGTTGATTGCCAATTAAAAGAGATTCATATATTAACAAAAAAACTCGGATCAGATTTTTTTATAATTAGATCTGATGATGAATATATTCAATATATGATTCATAAGAAAGAAAAAATTAAAGAGGGAACATTATATCAACTCACCTGGGGGTGCCCGATGACCATAAAGGCGTTTCTTCCTGTAGTAGCAGGCATTGGTACAAGAGGAATTGGAATGGAACTAACAGGACCTGTCTGTGATAAGTCATCTGATTACACACATTCAATCAAGAACATTAAGAGAAAACGAACATTTCTTGGCGGGATTGATACTGCAAAATTATATCTTAAAAAAGCGATTGAGATAAAGGAACAAAGGCACATAGAATTAGATATACTCGTGGATACAGAAATTTCATCAACAGCAAAAGTATAA
- a CDS encoding NAD(P)-dependent glycerol-1-phosphate dehydrogenase produces the protein MQLPREIVVGHGVIEEVGNVCQKLGLHGSAIVVMDDITASIAGNHVCEILAASGYDPVPFVTDSVRRERIDDVNALATEVKASFVIGVGGGTVIDLAKISSARINKPFLSVPTAAAHDGIASPRASVKEERGSISVAAQSPLGVVADTEIIVKAPPRLLRSGCGDVISNITAVKDWALASKLINAPYSAYAAALAEMTAKMIIESSDQIKPNFEESVRLVVKALISGGVAMSIAGSSAPASGSEHKFSHALDKIAPEPALHGEQCGVGTIMMMHLHGGDWKMIRTALQNIGAPVDAEALGIDDKYIIEALTIAHTINPERYTILGTGITADAAERLASFTRVIKRKGSDKNGYRD, from the coding sequence ATGCAGTTACCACGTGAGATCGTTGTTGGTCATGGGGTGATAGAGGAGGTCGGCAATGTCTGCCAGAAACTGGGATTGCATGGTTCTGCGATTGTTGTCATGGATGATATTACAGCTTCAATAGCAGGTAATCATGTCTGCGAGATACTCGCTGCTTCTGGATACGATCCTGTGCCTTTTGTCACCGACTCCGTCAGGCGAGAACGCATCGATGATGTGAATGCGCTTGCAACAGAAGTTAAAGCATCTTTTGTTATAGGAGTTGGTGGTGGAACGGTGATAGATCTTGCCAAGATCTCATCTGCCCGGATCAATAAGCCTTTTTTGAGTGTTCCAACCGCTGCAGCCCATGATGGGATCGCATCTCCAAGAGCCTCTGTCAAGGAGGAGCGTGGGTCGATCTCGGTGGCTGCACAATCGCCGCTTGGTGTGGTTGCAGATACTGAAATCATCGTAAAAGCTCCGCCGAGGTTACTGCGTTCTGGGTGTGGTGATGTAATTTCGAATATCACGGCGGTTAAGGACTGGGCACTTGCATCAAAGCTTATAAACGCACCTTACAGTGCATATGCTGCTGCACTTGCTGAAATGACTGCAAAGATGATCATTGAGTCTTCAGACCAGATAAAACCAAATTTTGAAGAGTCTGTGCGTCTTGTTGTGAAAGCACTCATCTCAGGCGGTGTTGCGATGAGTATCGCAGGCTCTTCTGCACCTGCATCTGGTTCTGAGCATAAATTCAGCCACGCACTTGACAAAATCGCACCAGAGCCAGCGCTGCATGGGGAACAGTGTGGTGTTGGCACGATCATGATGATGCACCTGCATGGTGGCGACTGGAAGATGATACGCACGGCACTCCAGAATATCGGTGCGCCTGTTGATGCCGAGGCACTGGGGATCGATGATAAATACATCATAGAAGCACTTACTATAGCGCATACAATAAACCCTGAGCGGTACACGATACTTGGCACAGGGATTACAGCGGATGCGGCAGAGCGGCTGGCATCCTTCACCAGAGTTATAAAGAGAAAAGGGAGTGATAAAAATGGCTACAGAGATTGA
- a CDS encoding Signal transduction response regulator, receiver region domain protein, which yields MAVDDDPRIREVLEMLFTMEGIDVAVASGGEEAIEILENEGENIDLLLLDIMMPKMDGWDVVRELQARGWTNRLLIAMLTAKGDPGDKAAGLDEYVFDYITKPFDPDELVRRVKDFLEVMDAAK from the coding sequence ATGGCAGTGGACGATGATCCACGAATTAGAGAGGTACTTGAGATGCTCTTCACGATGGAGGGCATCGATGTGGCTGTGGCATCAGGTGGAGAAGAAGCGATCGAGATTCTTGAAAATGAGGGTGAAAATATCGATCTACTTCTGCTTGACATAATGATGCCTAAGATGGACGGATGGGACGTTGTTAGAGAGTTACAGGCTCGTGGATGGACAAACAGGCTACTGATAGCAATGCTCACCGCAAAAGGTGACCCAGGTGATAAAGCGGCAGGACTCGATGAGTACGTTTTTGACTACATTACAAAGCCTTTTGATCCGGATGAACTTGTCAGGCGCGTAAAGGATTTTCTTGAAGTCATGGATGCGGCAAAATAA
- a CDS encoding Galactose-1-phosphate uridylyltransferase has product MVEIRRHYFLKRYCILASMRAKRPQDFAGERERIRTSSKDCPFCMGNENMTPPETAVYRLNKEHEWDLRCFENLYPALSPPDGYHEVIVDTASHDRSPADFTDEEMHLLVDVYRERFDTYARKDTIAYVSLFKNYGKAAGASIYHSHTQLIAVPIMPPELDTERNVIKQLDHCPYCSIVEKESGSSRVIIEDREWLAFAPFYSETPFEVWIVPKSHINNLTYMDSKQTTSLSMILRDVLKRLKTVLDDPPYNYHFLQTIGENYHLNIRILPRLSIKAGFELNTGIYILTVPPEDAAGFLSGGAKDRQSYISP; this is encoded by the coding sequence ATGGTCGAGATACGTCGACACTACTTCCTGAAGAGGTACTGTATTCTTGCATCCATGCGGGCAAAGCGACCCCAGGACTTTGCAGGTGAGAGAGAACGAATAAGAACTTCGTCAAAGGACTGTCCGTTCTGCATGGGTAACGAGAATATGACCCCACCTGAAACAGCGGTTTATCGACTCAACAAAGAGCATGAGTGGGACCTGCGTTGTTTTGAAAACCTTTATCCAGCTCTTAGTCCACCTGATGGCTACCATGAGGTGATCGTTGATACTGCAAGCCACGACAGATCACCGGCAGATTTTACTGATGAAGAGATGCACCTTTTAGTGGATGTCTATCGAGAGAGGTTTGATACCTATGCTCGAAAAGATACAATTGCGTACGTCTCGCTCTTCAAGAATTACGGGAAAGCGGCTGGTGCATCCATTTATCACTCACACACGCAGTTGATCGCGGTTCCAATAATGCCACCAGAGCTTGATACCGAACGCAACGTCATTAAACAGCTTGATCACTGCCCATACTGTTCGATTGTTGAGAAGGAATCGGGGTCATCACGTGTGATAATCGAGGATCGTGAATGGCTCGCGTTTGCACCATTCTATTCAGAAACACCGTTTGAGGTCTGGATTGTTCCGAAATCACATATAAATAATCTCACATACATGGATTCAAAGCAGACCACCTCACTCTCAATGATCCTCAGGGACGTTTTGAAGCGCCTCAAGACTGTACTTGATGATCCACCCTATAACTACCATTTTTTGCAGACAATAGGAGAGAATTATCATCTCAATATAAGAATTCTCCCAAGATTATCGATCAAGGCAGGTTTTGAGCTTAATACAGGTATCTATATTCTCACAGTTCCCCCAGAAGATGCTGCAGGCTTTTTAAGTGGAGGTGCGAAAGATCGCCAATCTTATATATCTCCCTGA